CGGGCTCTTTCGGATCGAAAGGGGTGCCCGCGAGGTCCAGAGCCGCCAGCCGGTCCCAGCCCAGCGGGAGTATCAGCTCTCGGCCGCGCAGGACCGCCCCCGGCCGGGGGGTCCGCCCCAGGTCCACCCTCCCCGCCGGAGCGCCGTCCCGGAAGAAATAAAGCCCCCCATCCACCGTCCCCACAGCCAGGGCCTCTCCGGGGAGGGCGTAGATGGCGGATGGCGGCGCGTCTAGCTCGTGGTACTCCACCAGCGGCGCGGCCGGGTTGTCCGGCGAAAAGCCGTACAGCCGGTTGTCCCCGCCGGCGAACCAGACCCGCCCCCCCAGGACGGCCGGGGCGACGGTCAGGCTCCCGCCGGTCCCGTAACGCCAGAGCTCCCGGCCCTCCGCATCCAGGGCGACCACGGTGTCGCCGGCGCCGTAGAGGAGCGTATCTCCGACCGCCGCCGGCGGCGAGGTCGCGGGCAGCGGCAGGGGCCGAGGGGTCGAATCGGATAAATTTCCGGGGTCGAGGGCCGCCCAGCTCTCACGCCCCAGGCAATAGAGGATAGTCCTGGGTTTTTCGTCCCCGGACGGCGCGGTCTCGGCGAGGGCGAAATGGACCGGTCCGCCGCCGGGAAGCCTTCCGGCGAAGACGACCGTCCCGTCGCCCCGCACCAGGCACACGCCGCCGCCTGAGTCGCCCGCCGCTGCCAGGGAGGGCCCCGCCGCCACCAGGTCCGTGGGGTCGGCCGCCAGAGGCAGGACCCAGGCCAGGCTCTTCGCCCCGCCCAGCGCCGCCAGCCGCGGCTCCTCCCCCCCGAAGGCGACGAACACGCGCCCGGGCGTGGGGCGGACCATGGACAAATCCGCGCCCAGCGCCAGGGTGTGGCCCTCGTCGGGCGGCGGCAGCGGCTCCGGCTCCACCGCAACCCCCGAATTGAGGCCGGGGAGGAAGAGCGGCAGCCAGGCCAGGACGGAAATCACCGCCGTCATCGTCCCTCCGCGTCGAGGCCCCGCAGCACGTACCACAGCTCGCTCTGCGGGACCAGCTCATCCACGGCGAGCCATTCCACGGTCGCCTCCCGGGAGCGCGGGCGGCCCAGCCGGTCGCGCCAATAAAGGCGCGGGGGCACCGGGCCGAGCTCCGCGGAGCACAGTCCGCAGACCGCGAAGGAGTCGTCGAAGGGGCCCGAGGAGCGGCAGGGGTCGCACCACCCCCAGGAGAAAATTTCAAGACTGCCGGGGTCGTATCGGGCGTCGAAGCCCACCCAGTCCGCGCGAATCCCCGGCATAACCCGGTGGCCGGGAAGCTCCCCGGCGAGAATCTCCCACCATTCGGTCAGACCGGGGTCGGTTACGACCAGGACCGCCGGTCCGCCGCCCAGGGCCTTGACCTGCTCCACGAGGGCGTCCGGTTCCACTTCCCCGAGGGCGACGTCCGGGGCGTGGGGCAAGGGGAGCCGGTTGGGCAGGCCCCGCTGGATTTCAGCCCG
The bacterium DNA segment above includes these coding regions:
- a CDS encoding PQQ-binding-like beta-propeller repeat protein, which codes for MTAVISVLAWLPLFLPGLNSGVAVEPEPLPPPDEGHTLALGADLSMVRPTPGRVFVAFGGEEPRLAALGGAKSLAWVLPLAADPTDLVAAGPSLAAAGDSGGGVCLVRGDGTVVFAGRLPGGGPVHFALAETAPSGDEKPRTILYCLGRESWAALDPGNLSDSTPRPLPLPATSPPAAVGDTLLYGAGDTVVALDAEGRELWRYGTGGSLTVAPAVLGGRVWFAGGDNRLYGFSPDNPAAPLVEYHELDAPPSAIYALPGEALAVGTVDGGLYFFRDGAPAGRVDLGRTPRPGAVLRGRELILPLGWDRLAALDLAGTPFDPKEPGASVPEVAWVFTGGIHGEATLFAPPADLKLTDEERSSLAVYVAGRDGRLVVLARGHREN